One stretch of Geoalkalibacter ferrihydriticus DSM 17813 DNA includes these proteins:
- a CDS encoding ParA family protein, which produces MAKIIAIANQKGGVGKTTTAVNLAASLAAAEKRTLLVDMDPQANACTGLGIDKSQLQSTVYHALLGEVDAREIIVSTELDLLRVLPSNTDLIGAEIELVTALAREVKLKSALDPLLNDFDFMVIDCPPSLGLLTVNALTAADSVLVPLQCEFYAMEGLSQLMNTIRIIKTQLNPRLAIHGILLTMFDGRNNLSHQVSEEIRTHFNGKVFHTVIPRNVRLSEAPSHGLPVLLYDVNSKGTAAYLDLAREIIGMGV; this is translated from the coding sequence ATGGCCAAGATCATAGCGATTGCCAACCAAAAAGGGGGCGTCGGCAAAACCACCACGGCGGTTAATCTGGCCGCATCTTTGGCGGCGGCGGAAAAGCGTACTCTGTTGGTGGATATGGATCCCCAGGCCAATGCCTGTACCGGATTGGGTATCGATAAATCTCAACTGCAAAGCACCGTGTACCACGCTCTGCTGGGGGAGGTCGATGCCCGTGAGATTATTGTATCAACGGAGCTCGACCTGTTACGGGTGCTGCCCTCGAACACCGACCTGATCGGCGCTGAAATAGAGCTGGTGACCGCTCTGGCCCGTGAGGTCAAGCTGAAAAGCGCCTTAGATCCCTTGCTCAACGATTTTGATTTTATGGTCATCGATTGCCCACCTTCCCTGGGCCTGCTCACGGTCAACGCTCTGACCGCCGCGGATTCGGTGCTGGTGCCCTTGCAGTGTGAATTCTACGCCATGGAAGGGCTGTCGCAGTTGATGAACACCATCCGTATCATCAAGACCCAGCTCAATCCCCGGTTGGCCATTCACGGTATTTTGCTGACCATGTTCGACGGACGCAACAATCTCTCACATCAAGTGTCCGAAGAAATCCGAACACATTTCAACGGCAAGGTCTTTCATACCGTTATCCCGCGCAATGTGCGTCTGTCAGAAGCGCCCAGCCATGGCCTTCCGGTGTTGCTTTATGATGTCAATTCCAAGGGTACGGCGGCGTATCTCGATCTCGCGCGCGAAATTATCGGAATGGGAGTCTGA
- the mnmG gene encoding tRNA uridine-5-carboxymethylaminomethyl(34) synthesis enzyme MnmG, with product MSSSQEKIYGVIVVGAGHAGCEAALAAARMGCATLLLTMNLDTVGLMSCNPAIGGLAKGHLVKEIDALGGEMGCNIDATGIQFRTLNTKKGPAVRASRAQADRNLYRQRLKQVIEDQSGLDLKQGTVESLLFEGARVTGVKTREGLVFSGRTVILTTGTFMKGLIHVGLSHYPSGRAGEPPSEGVSDQLRALGLRVGRLKTGTPARLDANSIDFSRLEPQPGDDPPKPFSCLSAAITVPQVPCYITYTNAHTHQIIRTGLDRSPLYTGKISGVGARYCPSIEDKVMRFPEKDQHQIFLEPEGLQTREIYPNGVSTSLPPDVQLAFLRTIVGLEKVEIMRPGYAIEYDFFPPTQLQPSLETRAIAGLYHAGQVNGTSGYEEAAAQGLLAGINAARAVRGEEPLILTRDSSYIGVLIDDLVTLGTEEPYRMFTSRSEYRLLLREDNADQRLTPVGRRIGLVSEERWRIFNEKQDHLAHGREYLRSRKIRPSETAILADLGLGDMKNARTLEELLRRPEISMAQLCALDPEFSVLPEAVAEQLEIQTKYAGYIARQQEMVERFRRTEEVKIPEHFDYAKISGLTVEVREKLEKVRPLTLGQASRISGVTPAALAILSVALRRR from the coding sequence ATGAGTTCCTCACAGGAAAAAATTTACGGGGTTATTGTCGTCGGTGCCGGCCATGCTGGGTGTGAAGCGGCCTTGGCGGCGGCGCGCATGGGTTGCGCTACGCTGTTGCTGACCATGAATCTGGATACTGTCGGGCTGATGTCCTGCAATCCGGCCATCGGCGGACTGGCAAAGGGGCATCTCGTAAAAGAAATTGATGCCCTGGGCGGAGAGATGGGATGCAATATCGACGCAACAGGCATCCAGTTTCGCACTCTGAATACCAAAAAAGGCCCTGCGGTGCGCGCTTCGCGCGCGCAGGCCGATCGCAACCTCTACCGGCAGCGCCTGAAGCAGGTGATTGAGGATCAGTCCGGCTTGGATTTGAAGCAAGGGACGGTTGAGTCTCTGCTCTTTGAGGGAGCGCGCGTAACTGGGGTCAAGACACGCGAGGGTTTGGTTTTTTCGGGACGCACAGTGATTCTGACCACTGGGACCTTTATGAAGGGACTGATCCATGTAGGTCTGTCTCATTACCCTTCTGGGCGGGCGGGCGAACCGCCTTCGGAGGGGGTTTCGGATCAGTTGCGCGCCTTGGGCTTGCGGGTGGGTCGGCTTAAAACCGGCACTCCCGCTAGGCTTGACGCCAATTCTATAGATTTTTCACGTCTTGAGCCTCAGCCCGGTGATGATCCCCCGAAGCCTTTTTCTTGCCTTAGCGCGGCAATTACAGTTCCACAGGTTCCCTGCTATATTACCTACACCAATGCTCATACACACCAAATCATCCGCACGGGTCTTGATCGCTCTCCCCTTTATACCGGAAAAATTTCCGGCGTGGGCGCACGCTATTGTCCGTCCATCGAAGACAAAGTCATGCGCTTTCCCGAGAAAGATCAGCACCAGATTTTTCTCGAGCCTGAAGGGTTGCAGACCCGCGAAATTTATCCCAACGGCGTCTCCACTTCCTTGCCCCCTGATGTGCAGTTGGCTTTCCTGCGTACCATCGTTGGTCTGGAGAAGGTCGAAATCATGCGCCCGGGATATGCCATTGAGTATGATTTTTTCCCTCCGACCCAGTTGCAACCGAGCCTGGAAACCAGGGCGATTGCAGGGCTTTACCATGCCGGCCAGGTGAATGGAACCTCCGGTTATGAAGAGGCTGCGGCGCAGGGGTTGCTCGCGGGAATCAATGCAGCCCGCGCGGTGCGCGGTGAGGAGCCGTTGATCCTGACCCGCGACAGCTCTTATATCGGCGTGCTGATTGATGATCTTGTGACCCTGGGAACCGAGGAGCCTTATCGCATGTTTACCTCGCGCTCCGAATATCGTCTGCTTTTGCGCGAAGATAATGCTGATCAGCGATTGACCCCGGTGGGGCGACGGATAGGGTTGGTGAGCGAAGAGCGCTGGCGTATTTTCAACGAAAAGCAGGATCATTTGGCGCATGGCCGCGAATACCTGCGCAGTCGCAAAATACGTCCATCGGAAACGGCAATCCTGGCAGATCTTGGCTTGGGCGATATGAAAAATGCCCGCACTCTGGAGGAATTGCTGCGCCGTCCAGAGATCTCTATGGCTCAGCTTTGTGCCTTGGATCCCGAATTTTCTGTCCTTCCGGAAGCCGTCGCCGAGCAATTGGAGATCCAGACCAAATATGCCGGCTACATTGCCCGCCAGCAAGAAATGGTCGAGCGCTTCCGCCGTACCGAAGAGGTGAAAATCCCCGAGCATTTCGACTATGCGAAAATTTCGGGATTGACCGTGGAAGTACGGGAAAAGCTGGAAAAGGTGCGTCCCCTGACCCTGGGACAGGCCTCACGTATTTCCGGAGTTACGCCGGCAGCTCTGGCGATCCTCTCCGTGGCTCTGCGGAGACGCTGA
- a CDS encoding ParB/RepB/Spo0J family partition protein yields the protein MAKRPALGRGMGALLGPAASTAEKKYFHCPLEDLRPHVDQPRKSFNDAKMEELVASIREKGIIQPLVVRRQDDHYQIIAGERRWRAAQKAGLSEVPVVIQDVSEDWALEMALIENIQREDLNPIEEAEAYRNLVSNFDLTQEEVARRVGKDRSSVANALRLLKLPEVVRRDLLESRLSMGHARALLALESDEDIVEASSELQRKGLSVRDVEALVKRIKNFGANRQRRPAKVEPDPQLDLLAKELTRVLDTPVRIAAQGKKGGRIEISYASAEELERLSAHLGIT from the coding sequence ATGGCAAAACGACCCGCCTTGGGCCGCGGCATGGGCGCCCTGCTGGGCCCCGCGGCGAGCACTGCGGAAAAAAAATATTTTCATTGTCCTCTTGAGGATCTGCGGCCCCACGTCGATCAGCCGCGCAAGAGTTTCAATGACGCCAAAATGGAGGAATTGGTCGCCTCGATTCGCGAAAAGGGCATCATTCAGCCACTGGTGGTGCGCCGCCAGGACGACCATTATCAGATCATCGCCGGTGAGCGGCGCTGGCGGGCCGCACAAAAAGCTGGACTGTCTGAAGTTCCGGTGGTTATACAGGATGTTTCCGAAGACTGGGCGTTGGAGATGGCGCTTATCGAAAACATTCAGCGCGAGGATCTCAATCCCATCGAGGAGGCAGAGGCCTATCGCAACCTGGTGAGCAATTTTGATCTGACCCAGGAAGAGGTGGCGCGCCGCGTCGGCAAAGATCGCTCCTCGGTGGCCAACGCCTTGCGCCTGCTCAAATTGCCCGAGGTGGTACGCCGCGATCTGCTAGAAAGCCGCCTCAGCATGGGCCATGCGCGCGCGCTGCTGGCTTTGGAAAGCGATGAGGATATTGTGGAGGCCAGCAGCGAATTGCAACGCAAAGGCCTCTCGGTACGTGATGTCGAAGCTCTGGTTAAACGAATTAAAAATTTTGGCGCCAATCGGCAGCGCCGGCCGGCCAAGGTCGAGCCCGATCCGCAACTGGATCTTTTGGCCAAGGAACTCACCCGTGTTCTCGACACTCCGGTGCGTATCGCGGCCCAAGGGAAAAAAGGCGGACGCATCGAAATCTCTTATGCTTCGGCCGAGGAGCTTGAGCGCCTGTCGGCACACCTTGGGATTACCTGA
- a CDS encoding bactofilin family protein, which translates to MFGKKGTNVATPLEKSDIKAFLGPGSQFEGKLVFTEIVRLDGVFRGEINSKDTLIVGQTGELHAEITVGTLILSGKLKGNVSATARVELRAPAQVEGNIATPLLTVEEGVVFNGSLEMQKPAAPETGKKS; encoded by the coding sequence ATGTTTGGAAAAAAGGGTACGAATGTGGCTACTCCACTGGAAAAAAGTGATATCAAGGCTTTTTTGGGCCCCGGCAGCCAGTTTGAAGGAAAGTTGGTTTTTACCGAGATCGTACGCCTGGATGGTGTCTTTCGCGGAGAGATCAACAGTAAGGATACCCTGATCGTTGGTCAGACCGGAGAATTGCATGCTGAAATCACCGTCGGAACATTGATTCTCAGCGGCAAACTCAAGGGCAATGTCAGTGCCACGGCCAGGGTTGAATTACGTGCTCCAGCTCAGGTTGAAGGCAACATTGCCACGCCCCTGCTCACCGTAGAAGAAGGCGTGGTTTTCAACGGCAGTCTGGAGATGCAGAAACCCGCGGCACCGGAAACCGGCAAAAAAAGCTGA
- the rsmG gene encoding 16S rRNA (guanine(527)-N(7))-methyltransferase RsmG, with amino-acid sequence MNVQSLLSTQLEALGLSVSRTVQEQLLLYQREMLAWNRKINLTAIRDQAQSVEKHLVDSLTPLPLLSGAVNLLDLGSGPGLPAIPLKIACSELRVVSLEAQEKKVLFQRHAARILGLTGFTPVRARIEEFALDPAQRRAYDLVIARALAHIEQLLQWAAPFLPEGGRFIAMKAQEDEGDLECLAVAAGFQWVGQRELVLPASGARRRLEVFVRCG; translated from the coding sequence GTGAACGTGCAATCCCTACTTAGCACCCAACTCGAAGCCTTGGGCCTGTCCGTATCGCGTACCGTGCAGGAGCAGTTGCTGCTTTACCAGCGGGAAATGCTGGCGTGGAATCGAAAAATCAACCTGACCGCCATCCGCGACCAGGCGCAAAGCGTGGAAAAGCACCTGGTTGACTCTCTCACTCCCCTGCCCTTGTTGAGCGGAGCCGTGAATCTGCTCGATCTGGGATCGGGCCCTGGGTTGCCCGCCATTCCGCTGAAGATTGCCTGTTCCGAGTTGCGAGTGGTTTCGCTGGAGGCCCAGGAAAAAAAGGTTCTTTTCCAGCGCCATGCAGCGCGCATCCTGGGTTTAACCGGTTTCACCCCGGTGCGTGCGCGCATCGAGGAGTTTGCCCTCGACCCTGCCCAGCGCAGGGCTTATGACCTGGTCATCGCGCGTGCCCTGGCGCACATTGAGCAGTTGCTCCAATGGGCGGCGCCCTTTTTGCCCGAGGGTGGCCGCTTTATTGCCATGAAAGCCCAGGAGGACGAGGGTGACCTGGAGTGTCTTGCCGTGGCGGCAGGCTTTCAATGGGTCGGGCAGCGCGAACTGGTTCTGCCGGCCAGCGGCGCACGCCGGCGGCTCGAGGTTTTTGTAAGGTGCGGTTGA